One Ictalurus furcatus strain D&B chromosome 21, Billie_1.0, whole genome shotgun sequence genomic region harbors:
- the ecm2 gene encoding extracellular matrix protein 2 — protein MRLWLLLAVSFFCWLSYSVAKDPNQNRPVAKGRRRKGKKMARQGRVPVNGGYNSASVFIESYKGVEEAKPSYNVIPGNTGQCVFQGIAMFDKTVWSPKPCVTCLCSSGNVVCDEMQCPVLQCQFKFKPIGQCCPICIEPTHEASENSGDSPVPNDPSVPDAAFLPDKSLRREKYKEEEERLLRKDAERKRRKKQKKETENRRKQLEEQEREEEMRKLREEAEKRAAAEEEKRRMEELQRVEEERMRRREKEERERLRALEEATERARNELRAEQVEEEEEEEEEEEVTVWLRGDVFQMPPQLPTPPDFPSPTEPSDPSHAGDGDDEDEESARISYALPQGCTISDVIVSCENAKLTSIPPLSIPELKSLNLQGNAITTIPAEAFNGVLNLEWIDLGKNKILSSGIDPQAFTKLKYLTRLYMDGNLLEHIPPGLPHTLQELKINENNLQEMDEDSFEGLSSLVTLEMEGNILSEVNVNPKLFRPLKQLTYLRLGRNHFRTIPQGLPASLQELHLENNLIEEIPEGAFNQSKNLNIIVLRHNKIDESRIAPFAWLHHRNLESIDLSHNKLHLVPSFLPKSLVHLVLVGNQIERIPGYVFAHMEPGLEYLYLSYNKLDGEGVEPESFFGTFNTMTELCLDHNQLTSIPIGVNEMTSLHFLRLNNNNIRHIGEDNICDPSNDEDSHIVALRLENNLLDPRKIPPTAFSCVRSYSSVILRPQRMK, from the exons ATGAGACTATGGCTTTTACTTGCCGTGTCATTTTTCTGCTGGCTAAGCTACAGTGTTGCCAAAGATCCGAATCAGAATCGTCCTGTGGCTAAAGGAAGACGAAGGAAGGGGAAGAAAATGGCTCGTCAAGGCAGGGTGCCAGTTAATGGTGGATATAACAGCGCATCAGTTTTCATTGAGTCTTATAAAGGGGTAGAGGAAGCAAAGCCGAGCTACAATGTTATTCCAG GGAACACAGGACAGTGTGTATTTCAGGGCATCGCTATGTTTGATAAAACCGTGTGGTCACCGAAGCCCTGCGTCACCTGCTTATGCTCCAGTGGGAATGTGGTGTGTGATGAAATGCAGtgtccggttttacagtgccaATTCAAATTTAAACCTATTGGACAGTGCTGCCCAATCTGCATTGAACCCA CTCATGAAGCCTCTGAAAACTCTGGTGATTCCCCTGTCCCTAACGATCCAAGCGTCCCTGATGCTGCGTTTCTGCCCGACAAGAGCCTGAGAAGAGAGAAATacaaggaggaagaggagaggctCCTGCGGAAAGACGCCGAAcgaaagaggagaaagaagcAAAAGAAGGAGACAGAAAATCGCAGGAAACAACTTGAGGAGCAAGAACGGGAGGAGGAAATGAGGAAGTTGAGAGAGGAAGCAGAGAAgagagcagcagcagaagaagagaagaggaggatggAGGAACTTCAGCGGGTGGAGGaagagaggatgaggaggagggagaaggaagagagggagaggctgAGGGCTCTTGAGGAGGCAACAGAGCGAGCGCGGAATGAACTGAGGGCAGAGCAAgttgaagaggaggaggaggaggaggaggaggaagaggtgaCTGTGTGGTTAAGAGGGGATGTTTTCCAAATGCCACCACAGTTACCTACCCCTCCAGACTTTCCTTCACCAACAGAACCATCTGACCCCAGTCACGCTGGAGACGGAGACGATGAAGACGAGGAATCTGCACGGATTAGCTACGCACTCCCTCAGGGATGCACAATCTCTGATGTCATTGTCTCCTGTGAAAATGCCAAACTCACCAGTATTCCTCCTCTTTCCATCCCTGAGCTCAAGTCTCTCAATCTACAGG GAAACGCAATCACTACCATTCCAGCAGAAGCTTTTAACGGTGTACTGAATTTGGAGTGGATAGATTTGGGGAAAAATAAGATATTATCATCTGGAATTGATCCACAAGCGTTTACC AAGCTTAAATATTTAACCCGGTTATATATGGATGGAAATTTGCTTGAACACATCCCTCCAGGGCTTCCACATACGCTACAAGAATTAAAGATAAACGAGAACAACCTCCAAGAGATGGATGAGGACAGCTTTGAGG GTCTGAGCAGTCTGGTTACTTTGGAAATGGAAGGGAACATACTGAGCGAAGTAAACGTAAATCCCAAACTCTTCAGACCACTGAAACAGCTCACCTACCTACGGTTGGGCAGGAACCACTTCCGCACCATCCCTCAAGGCCTACCAGCGTCTCTGCAG gAGTTGCatcttgaaaacaatttaattGAGGAAATACCCGAGGGAGCTTTTAACCAAAGCAAAAACCTCAACATCATTGTGTTAAGACACAATAAAATAGATGAGTCACGGATTGCACCCTTTGCCTGGCTCCATCACAG GAATCTGGAATCAATAGATCTCTCACACAACAAACTCCATTTGGTCCCATCATTCCTGCCAAAGTCCTTGGTTCACCTGGTGCTGGTTGGCAATCAGATCGAACGCATTCCAGGATATGTGTTTGCGCACATGGAGCCTGGCCTTGAGTATCTGTACCTCTCCTACAACAAGCTGGATGGAGAAGGGGTGGAGCCAGAGTCTTTCTTTGGCACATTTAACACCATGACCGAGCTATGTCTAGACCACAACCAACTGACCAGCATTCCCATCGGAGTCAATGAGATGACGTCGTTACATTTCCTCAGGCTTAACAACAATAACATAAG GCACATTGGAGAGGACAACATCTGCGACCCCTCGAATGATGAAGATTCACACATAGTAGCCTTGCGCCTTGAGAATAATCTGCTTGACCCACGGAAAATCCCTCCAACTGCCTTCTCATGTGTTAGGTCGTATTCTAGTGTTATTCTGAGGCCTCAAAGAATGAAATAA